In a genomic window of Verrucomicrobiota bacterium:
- the sufC gene encoding Fe-S cluster assembly ATPase SufC, translated as MALLEIRNLHASIEGKEILKGINLIVNEGEVHAIMGPNGSGKSTLSQVLAGHPSFEVTQGEVIYRGKNLLDLPPEGRACEGLFLAFQYPIEIPGVNNIYFLRSAYNEIRKYRGEPEMDAGPFLAYVREKMKLVDLDPDLLKRSVNEGFSGGQKKRNEIFQMAVLEPKLAILDETDSGLDIDALRVVSEGVNKLHRPDNATVVITHYQRLLDYIIPDFVHVLSAGKIISTGDKSLALKLEKDGYDWIIESAAQPAGV; from the coding sequence ATGGCACTCTTGGAAATACGCAATTTGCACGCCTCAATCGAAGGCAAAGAAATCCTCAAAGGGATCAACCTCATCGTCAACGAGGGCGAAGTCCACGCCATCATGGGACCCAATGGCAGCGGCAAAAGCACACTCTCCCAAGTCCTCGCCGGACATCCCTCTTTTGAGGTCACCCAGGGCGAAGTCATTTACCGCGGCAAAAACCTCCTCGACCTCCCACCGGAAGGACGCGCCTGCGAAGGGCTCTTCCTCGCATTCCAATACCCGATCGAGATTCCAGGGGTAAATAACATTTATTTCCTCCGCTCTGCCTATAATGAAATCCGTAAGTACCGGGGTGAACCCGAGATGGATGCCGGTCCTTTCCTCGCCTACGTCCGCGAGAAAATGAAACTCGTCGATCTCGACCCTGACCTGCTCAAACGTTCCGTCAATGAAGGTTTCTCCGGGGGCCAAAAGAAACGGAATGAAATTTTCCAAATGGCCGTGCTGGAGCCGAAACTTGCGATCCTTGATGAGACAGACTCCGGCCTCGATATCGATGCCCTGCGAGTCGTCTCAGAAGGGGTCAATAAACTCCACCGCCCGGATAATGCCACAGTCGTCATTACCCACTACCAACGCTTGCTTGATTATATCATCCCCGACTTTGTCCATGTCCTTTCCGCCGGTAAAATCATCTCGACCGGGGACAAATCCCTCGCCCTCAAGCTCGAGAAAGATGGCTATGACTGGATTATCGAGTCCGCCGCCCAACCCGCCGGAGTCTAA
- the sufB gene encoding Fe-S cluster assembly protein SufB, whose amino-acid sequence MSDSSSTIEQFVSQEYKYGFETLIDADTLPPGINEDVVIAISKKKNEPDWLTQWRLKAYRHWLTMEPPAWPNVTYPPINYQDIIYYSAPKQAKDAPKSLDEVDPKLLETYKKLGIPLKEQERLAGVAVDVVFDSVSVHTTFKKQLADKGVIFSSFSEACHEHPDLIKKYLGTVVPYTDNYYAALNSAVYSDGSFVFIPKGVRCPMELSTYFRINAKNTGQFERTLIVAEEGAYVSYLEGCTAPMRDENQLHAAVVELIAMDNAEIKYSTVQNWYPGDEQGKGGIYNFVTKRGKCMRNSKISWTQVETGSSITWKYPSVILQGDNAIGEFYSVALTNNMQQADTGTKMIHIGKNTRSTIISKGISAGRGQNSYRGQVKVLKGADGARNFSQCDSLLIGDRCGAHTFPYIDVQNPTAQVEHEATTSKIGEDQIFYLNQRGLTTQDAVNMIVNGYCKEVFRQLPMEFAVEAQKLLGISLEGSVG is encoded by the coding sequence ATGAGCGATTCCAGCAGTACAATTGAGCAATTTGTTTCCCAAGAGTATAAGTACGGGTTTGAAACCCTGATCGATGCCGATACCCTGCCGCCGGGGATCAATGAGGATGTCGTCATCGCCATTTCGAAAAAGAAGAATGAACCCGATTGGCTGACGCAATGGCGTTTGAAGGCTTACCGCCACTGGCTCACGATGGAGCCACCCGCATGGCCAAATGTTACTTACCCCCCGATCAATTATCAGGACATCATCTATTATTCCGCGCCGAAACAAGCCAAGGACGCGCCCAAAAGCCTGGATGAAGTCGATCCGAAACTCCTCGAAACTTATAAGAAACTCGGGATTCCCCTCAAGGAACAGGAGCGCCTCGCCGGGGTCGCCGTGGATGTGGTATTCGATAGTGTCTCGGTGCATACGACCTTTAAAAAACAACTGGCCGACAAAGGCGTGATCTTTTCCTCATTCTCCGAGGCGTGTCATGAGCATCCCGACCTGATTAAAAAATATCTGGGAACCGTGGTGCCCTATACGGATAACTACTATGCCGCGCTGAACTCCGCGGTTTATTCCGACGGTTCATTTGTCTTTATCCCCAAAGGGGTTCGTTGTCCGATGGAGTTATCGACCTATTTCCGGATCAATGCCAAAAATACCGGGCAATTTGAACGGACCCTGATCGTGGCGGAAGAAGGGGCTTATGTCAGTTATCTCGAGGGCTGTACCGCCCCGATGCGCGACGAGAACCAGCTCCATGCGGCCGTCGTCGAGCTCATCGCCATGGATAATGCGGAGATAAAATATAGCACAGTGCAGAACTGGTACCCGGGCGACGAGCAAGGTAAGGGAGGCATTTATAATTTCGTGACCAAACGCGGAAAATGCATGAGGAACTCCAAAATCTCCTGGACCCAAGTCGAGACGGGTTCCTCCATCACCTGGAAATATCCGAGTGTCATCTTGCAAGGGGACAATGCCATTGGCGAATTTTACTCCGTCGCATTGACGAATAATATGCAGCAAGCCGATACCGGCACAAAAATGATTCATATCGGAAAAAACACACGGAGTACGATCATCTCCAAAGGAATCTCCGCAGGCCGTGGACAGAATAGCTACCGTGGGCAGGTCAAAGTGCTCAAGGGAGCAGACGGCGCACGGAATTTCTCCCAGTGTGACTCCCTCCTGATCGGTGACCGTTGCGGTGCCCATACCTTTCCATACATCGACGTACAAAATCCCACCGCACAGGTCGAGCATGAGGCGACCACCTCCAAAATCGGTGAAGACCAGATTTTTTACCTGAACCAACGCGGACTCACGACTCAAGACGCGGTGAATATGATCGTGAATGGTTATTGTAAGGAAGTCTTCCGGCAGCTCCCGATGGAATTCGCCGTCGAAGCCCAAAAACTCCTCGGCATCAGCCTCGAGGGCAGTGTGGGATAA